A genomic stretch from Puniceicoccus vermicola includes:
- a CDS encoding NAD+ synthase encodes MKIGIAQINTTVGALRSNTEKILNAYRELREQGAELVITPELAVAGYPPRDLLLRGRFLADCRDLLQEIAAATTEVPLVVGFPEENRGPGRAAYNSAAWCAEGKVQKVIRKSLLPTYDVFDEDRYFEPAPPEGPILFRGKRIAVSICEDLWYGLDGQRYSHRPDPVEHFAQWGPDLILNLSASPWHFGKRELRGNMLRRAAERCRAPVLYCNSVGGNDELIFDGHSLYAPADGTVREVGPSFEEAQVLFDTESDPSPEIRAPEMEDVRKALVLGLRDYTRKTGFSKAVIGLSGGIDSAVTAAIAVDALGAENVRGITLPSSISSSHSVSDSEDLARNLGIRFESVAIAGLVEAAEEALSPLFTGTDPNVAEENIQARARGLLLMAVSNKFNEILLTTGNKSEMAVGYCTLYGDMAGGLAVLSDVPKTTVYRLAEHLNINGERIPRNTIDKAPSAELRPDQKDEDSLPPYPVLDRILELYIEQGYSRGEIVAEGFDPELVADVVGKVDRNEYKRKQAAPGLKITPLAFGIGRRIPIVQKYVP; translated from the coding sequence ATGAAAATCGGGATTGCGCAGATCAATACGACGGTGGGGGCTCTTCGCTCGAACACCGAGAAGATTCTCAACGCCTATCGGGAGTTGAGGGAGCAAGGGGCGGAGCTGGTCATCACGCCAGAACTGGCCGTTGCGGGGTATCCTCCACGCGATTTGCTCCTGCGGGGGCGCTTTTTGGCCGATTGCCGCGACCTCCTTCAGGAAATTGCCGCCGCGACGACTGAGGTTCCGTTGGTGGTTGGATTTCCAGAAGAAAATCGCGGGCCCGGACGGGCTGCCTACAACTCCGCCGCCTGGTGCGCCGAGGGCAAGGTTCAGAAGGTCATCCGCAAGAGCCTCCTCCCCACCTACGATGTTTTTGACGAGGACCGCTATTTCGAACCGGCCCCCCCCGAAGGACCGATCCTTTTCCGTGGAAAGCGGATCGCCGTCTCGATCTGCGAGGATCTTTGGTACGGGCTCGACGGGCAGCGCTATTCGCACCGCCCGGACCCGGTCGAGCACTTTGCCCAATGGGGACCGGATCTTATTTTGAATCTCTCGGCGAGCCCGTGGCATTTCGGGAAACGGGAGTTGCGCGGCAACATGCTCCGCCGAGCCGCCGAGCGCTGCCGGGCTCCGGTTCTCTACTGCAACAGCGTGGGGGGAAACGACGAACTCATTTTCGACGGACACAGCCTCTACGCACCCGCCGACGGAACTGTCCGCGAAGTGGGGCCCTCCTTCGAGGAAGCCCAGGTCCTCTTCGACACCGAGAGCGACCCAAGCCCCGAAATCCGTGCGCCCGAGATGGAGGATGTCCGCAAGGCTCTGGTCCTCGGGCTCCGCGATTACACCCGTAAGACGGGCTTCTCAAAGGCGGTTATCGGGCTTAGTGGGGGGATCGATTCGGCCGTCACCGCCGCCATCGCGGTCGACGCCCTCGGTGCCGAAAACGTCCGCGGGATCACCCTGCCCTCCTCCATTTCCAGCTCCCACAGCGTGAGCGACTCCGAAGACCTCGCCCGAAACCTCGGAATCCGCTTCGAGAGCGTCGCCATCGCCGGACTGGTCGAGGCCGCCGAGGAGGCCCTCTCGCCCCTGTTTACGGGCACCGATCCGAACGTCGCCGAAGAAAATATCCAAGCCCGGGCACGCGGTCTGCTGCTCATGGCTGTGAGCAACAAGTTCAACGAGATCCTGTTGACCACCGGCAACAAGAGCGAAATGGCGGTCGGTTACTGCACCCTCTACGGCGATATGGCCGGAGGACTCGCCGTCCTCTCCGACGTGCCCAAAACCACGGTCTACCGCCTTGCCGAGCACCTCAACATCAACGGAGAGCGCATCCCGCGCAACACGATCGACAAGGCCCCGTCCGCCGAATTGCGCCCGGATCAGAAGGATGAGGACAGCCTCCCGCCCTACCCGGTTCTCGACCGGATTCTCGAACTTTACATCGAACAAGGATATTCCCGGGGCGAAATCGTCGCCGAAGGATTTGATCCCGAACTGGTCGCCGACGTCGTGGGCAAAGTCGACCGCAACGAATATAAACGCAAACAGGCCGCACCGGGCCTGAAAATCACACCTTTGGCCTTCGGCATTGGACGACGCATCCCGATTGTGCAAAAATACGTACCATGA
- a CDS encoding SufE family protein, protein MRSIEEKKNELLETLELIGDEHERLTFIVDMGKGAPELPADCRQDIFRVEGCTSNLWLFPTYEDGKCHFGIDSDSSITKGIAAMIASLYDGHPPSEILAHPPSFLADAGVPQLLSPNRRNGLSNLTKEVTDYATLCYERYEKLGKTSA, encoded by the coding sequence ATGAGATCGATTGAGGAAAAAAAGAACGAACTCCTCGAAACCCTGGAGCTGATCGGCGACGAACACGAGCGCCTCACCTTCATCGTGGACATGGGCAAGGGGGCACCGGAGCTCCCGGCCGATTGTCGGCAGGACATTTTCCGCGTGGAAGGCTGCACTTCCAATCTCTGGCTCTTTCCGACCTACGAGGACGGCAAGTGCCACTTCGGGATTGATTCGGATTCGTCCATCACCAAGGGAATTGCGGCCATGATCGCCTCGCTCTACGACGGCCATCCGCCCTCGGAGATCCTTGCCCATCCGCCCAGCTTCCTCGCGGACGCGGGCGTCCCGCAGCTCCTCTCCCCCAACCGGCGCAACGGGCTCTCCAACCTCACCAAGGAGGTCACCGACTACGCGACCCTCTGCTACGAGCGCTACGAAAAGCTCGGCAAAACCTCCGCCTGA
- the hemL gene encoding glutamate-1-semialdehyde 2,1-aminomutase, which translates to MTSEDLFQRARRTIPGGVNSPVRAFRSVGGTPFFTESAQGAILTTADDRNLIDFVCTWGPAIHGHNDPDIREAVADALSKGTSFGTPGPLEVDMAEAVVERVPSVEKVRMCNSGTEATMSSIRLARGFTGRDKIVKFIGCYHGHVDSLLVQAGSGALTLGKPDSAGVPASFAAETILCPYNDFAAISEIFEQYGEQIAAVIVEPYPANCGLILPKEGYLPHLREVTQQHGSLLIFDEVMTGFRLAMGGVQEREGITPDLSAFGKVIGGGLPVGAFGGRAEIMDYLAPDGPVYQAGTLSGNPLAMAAGLAALKKLNTEVFEGLETAGLMIAEALRAEAAQLGIPLCINQAGSMFALFFGREKVESFADVQASETEKFSKFFHAAMDEGVYLPPSAYETCFLSTAHDQEILDRAISSLTAALRRVA; encoded by the coding sequence ATGACCTCTGAAGACCTCTTCCAACGTGCCCGCCGCACCATCCCCGGCGGCGTCAATTCCCCCGTGCGCGCTTTCCGTTCCGTCGGCGGCACGCCCTTCTTCACCGAGTCGGCCCAAGGCGCGATCCTGACCACGGCGGACGACCGCAACCTGATCGACTTTGTCTGCACCTGGGGCCCGGCCATTCACGGGCACAACGATCCCGACATCCGCGAGGCCGTCGCCGACGCGTTGTCCAAGGGCACCAGCTTCGGCACTCCCGGCCCCCTCGAAGTCGACATGGCCGAAGCGGTCGTGGAGCGGGTTCCCTCCGTTGAAAAGGTGCGCATGTGCAACAGCGGCACCGAGGCCACCATGTCGTCCATCCGCCTCGCCCGCGGATTCACGGGACGCGACAAGATCGTCAAGTTCATCGGCTGCTACCACGGACACGTGGATTCCCTGCTCGTCCAGGCCGGATCCGGGGCGTTGACCCTCGGCAAGCCCGACAGCGCCGGCGTTCCCGCCAGCTTCGCGGCCGAAACGATCCTCTGCCCCTACAACGATTTCGCGGCGATCTCCGAGATCTTCGAACAATACGGCGAGCAAATCGCCGCGGTCATCGTCGAGCCCTACCCGGCCAATTGCGGTCTGATTTTGCCGAAGGAAGGCTACCTACCCCACCTGCGCGAGGTCACTCAACAACACGGCAGCCTCCTCATCTTCGACGAGGTGATGACCGGTTTCCGACTCGCCATGGGCGGGGTGCAGGAGCGCGAGGGCATCACCCCAGACCTCTCCGCTTTCGGGAAAGTCATCGGGGGCGGACTCCCCGTCGGTGCCTTCGGCGGACGGGCGGAAATCATGGACTACCTCGCGCCCGATGGACCGGTCTATCAGGCCGGCACCCTGAGTGGAAATCCCCTCGCCATGGCCGCCGGTCTCGCAGCCCTGAAAAAGCTGAACACCGAGGTCTTCGAAGGCCTCGAAACGGCAGGATTGATGATCGCCGAAGCCCTGCGCGCCGAAGCCGCCCAACTGGGCATTCCCCTCTGCATCAACCAGGCGGGCTCGATGTTCGCCCTCTTCTTCGGACGCGAGAAAGTCGAATCCTTCGCAGACGTGCAGGCCAGCGAAACGGAGAAATTCTCCAAGTTCTTCCACGCGGCGATGGACGAAGGCGTCTACCTCCCCCCTTCGGCCTACGAAACCTGTTTTCTTAGCACCGCCCACGACCAAGAGATTCTCGACCGCGCCATCAGTTCCCTGACGGCAGCCCTCCGCCGAGTGGCCTGA